The following are encoded in a window of Ruminiclostridium herbifermentans genomic DNA:
- a CDS encoding DUF4255 domain-containing protein — translation MGSFTSISDAGYSFVKLLRDKLTPNPILKPELIGLCSPAEKGDLRLTIYPYSIKENGAWRSPNGQNLSLSIYFLLTAHSTVEISSRAYDELCILGAAMKVIAMNQVLKGSYLCGTLAERNEELKIILNNMTLEEQSKIWNFPNVAFKTSLCYIVEPVLIDINEISDFAEVNRVI, via the coding sequence ATGGGGAGCTTTACTTCGATATCAGATGCAGGTTACTCTTTTGTTAAGCTGTTAAGAGACAAGTTGACTCCAAATCCAATATTGAAGCCGGAATTGATAGGATTATGTTCTCCTGCTGAAAAAGGCGACTTGCGCTTGACTATTTATCCTTATTCAATTAAGGAAAATGGAGCATGGAGAAGTCCTAATGGTCAAAATCTTTCGCTGAGTATTTACTTTTTGCTTACAGCACATTCAACTGTAGAAATATCTTCACGAGCGTATGATGAACTATGTATATTAGGTGCAGCAATGAAGGTAATTGCCATGAATCAAGTTCTAAAAGGATCTTATCTATGCGGTACATTGGCAGAACGGAATGAAGAGTTGAAAATTATACTAAATAATATGACGCTTGAAGAACAGTCAAAAATATGGAATTTTCCGAATGTTGCATTTAAAACTTCTCTTTGCTATATTGTTGAGCCAGTTCTTATTGACATAAATGAAATATCCGATTTTGCTGAAGTTAATAGAGTTATATGA